Genomic window (Lampris incognitus isolate fLamInc1 chromosome 3, fLamInc1.hap2, whole genome shotgun sequence):
TATGAGGAATATGGGTAAAACAAACCAAGCCAATACAAATAACTTCTGCACACTGCTCTCGCATAATGGAATTGGTGAGTTGTCTATTAAAGTACTGGTATGCTGAAGCTTCTTTTAAAGATTTTTATACCGTTGTGACAAATCAGACAGCAGCACTTTGACTTATGAAAACTTGTGACATTCTTGTTCTTTTGAGATCCTGTTTACAGCAGTGTGTCTTCGATGTCAAAAGTTTTATCTGGTAAGCTTCCcccgtttttgtgtttttttttttgtattctacACACAGAACCAGTGTCCTCATCATTGTCTTGGTAAGGTGTTAACTGCCTACTGAAAGTCACTGCCACACATTCAACTTACAAAAAGGGTTACACTCAACAAGGCGTTCAAGTACATAAATGGGTGATTCTGTAAAGTGGTGGATGCCAAACCTGTCTGCCAACTCTATCTGGGGGTGGCCAAAGGGCATCGTCTTCCTTAGTAATTTCACTGTCATCAATGATCCTCTTTAGCTCTTCCATCACGCTCTTGTGCACATAAGCCTGAGTTGGCGAAAACGTGCAGACAATGGGACAATGTATCAGAAAACGCAATTAGTGCATCACAGACACGAACTGGGCTAAATTTACATCCAGCTCGAATTTACAGGGTTGCGTAGGACCTGCTGACACTGTCTGATGTAAATAGGTCCCACTGTGGTGACGGTGGCCTCCGTAACTAACATTACAACCAAAAATGACGAGAAACATCCAAAAGTTCTGCTCTGTTGCAAATCAGGAATAGGGTTTAAATATAAGAAATACCTCTTTTCTGATCATGACATCGTTCTTGTAGTTGCTGTTGTTTGCATACCTCAGTTTACCTGCGAATTTTTAGAAGTATATACAttgatttgaaaaagaaaaagatatgtATACGGGAAAATTACTAACGATAGTAGCTAGTTGTAGCCTCACACTGTACATAGTCCACATGGCACAGTAAGTTCCTGTTGATGCATCATTGTAATTTCCACCTGGATAATGGTATTTTACAGGACCCAGTCAAGTTACTCATAATGCTACATCACATAGTTTAAACAACTGTGCTTAACAACTTCAACAATTCCATTGCAATGCGGCCTTGTGGATATTACAACGCCACTGCCGGCAACTAGCCGTGTTAGCTCGCAAGTAGGAAAGCTAATGAAGTGAATTTGCCGCCTAACTCACCATCGGGTCTGAACTCAAATTCCAGGAACTCGTGTCCAAACTTTCCCTTGTGCCCAACGTAATACCTCAGATAGAAGTCACTCGTTGACATTTTCAGCCCTCAGATTAGTGAAGGTTCGAGGAGCGAAATTAGCGTTGGCTAACAAAAGTACCCTCCAATCTCCTCGTTATCGTCGTTGTACGCCTGCGCACGGTGTCGAAGTGGTCTCATGGTTATGATGTCATCAAAGTTCGCGCATAGAACCAAGGGGTACACGTGCGTATCGCGACCGAAGATGGCCGGATCGGTGTCACAGCAACTCGAGGATCTGTTGAACCCTCTGCCCAAATTCACGGATCCAGAGGACGATCCCGATGAAGAGACTAAGGCAAAGACCATCGATGAGTTTAATGAAGACGACGTCGAAGATGGAATTGCCCTTAGTATTCTGCGTCAACACAACATTTCCCTGCTCTCGGATACGGACGGTCGGTATTTAGGGAAGGCAGTCTCTCGTAAACAACTTCTAATGGATATCGAGGGAtctgtagatgatgatgatgatgacgggaACGATATAAAAGAAAGCGAAGGCAGCTCTGTAGGAGAGGATGATTTTGAATCTGGAGACGACGACGACGACATTGGTTATGAAAAcgaagaggaaggagaagagatGGAAGAAAAACAGAGTATTCTTGGAGAATCAGCGATTAAAACTTTGAGTAAAATGAGGGCCACTGACATTACCTTTCCCCAGGAGATGGACTTGCATAAACTGACAGAGGGAATGGACAATCTGGGAGAGAGTGACGAGAGTAGTGAAGAGAGCGAAGAGGGAGATGATGATAGCTCAGAGGAGGATGAGAtggaggatgatgatgaagacGAGGGAACTGTTAGGACATTCTCTCAAGAGAAAATAGATGAGGAGGTGGGGAGAGGGAAAGCTGTAAAGGATCAACTCGCTTTGTGGGACCAACTGCTTGAGGGACGAATTAAAATCCAGAAAGCTCTTGTCACAGTCAATCAATTTCCACAACCACAGACTTTTCCAGAATTCAAGAAGAGGGGTGAATATGAAATTATGGGGGCATTGAAAAACAGCCACAAAGCCTTAAAGGCTCTCCAAAGGTCCCTTTTGGAGCTTCAAGATCAGCTGTTATACCAGAGCCCAGATACAAGGCCAATCTGCCTGGGTGAGATGTTGGGAGCAGAATCCCAAAATGTGGATGTGGTGATAAGTGGAGATAAGAAAGAGGAAATGCAGGAAAGAAGAAATGTAGGGGAGGCTGGTCCTCCCAAACGTAAATTGGAGATGGGAGAATACCCAGATTTCATGGCTAAACGCTTTGCTATGTTCCAGCCCTACTGCAACACCACACTGCAAAAGTGGCATGACAGAACCAGACTGACCATGGGCAAGGGCAGCAAAGGGTTTGGGGCATTTGATAGAAACATAACAACCCAGGTAGAGCATGTCCTGATGGACATGGAGAGACTGTTGCGACGCACCCAGCACCAGCGGTCAGAATACAGAGTCCTAGGGAAAAAAGAGGGCTCTGCTTCAACCTCTGAGACTATCCCCACTGAGGGAGAAGAGGCAGAACATCTGCTGAAAGCCAACGCACATCTCAAAGACCTGGATGAGGATatctttgatgatgatgatttctaTCATCAGCTCCTTAGAGAGCTCATAGAAAGAAAGACGAGTACAACAGACCCCAACGACCAGGTAGCTATGGGAAAGCAATGGCTGGCCATCCAGAAGTTGCGCAGCAAAATCAAGAAGAAGGTGGATACCAAGGCCAGCAAGGGACGTAAAGTCAGGTTTCAGATTCACAGTAAGCTTGTGAATTTTATGGCTCCTGTCGATCACAGTTCAATGAATGATGAGGCAAGGACTGAGCTGTATCGTTGCCTGTTTGGTAAAAATTCCTTTATACAACATTGAGCTCCGGTGTAAATTGAGGTCTTACATGGAGGACATGAACTGGATAAGTCATTAGAGAATACAAATAATGTCGCCTTTTCCATTTCTCCAGGAATGGCAAAAAACAACAGACTGGAGTAGGTAAGGCAGATTCAGAGCCTGCTGTTTTGTCTCTGATAGCCTGTTTCTGACATCTGTCAAGGAAATCCACATGCCAAGCTGATTGAATTAGTTTTATTTTGTGGTGGGGGCTTCagtattgggttttttttaagtcaaattatactgtttttttttcttttaaataacACACCTTGTACAAACATTTAGTTTCAATGTGGGTTTTGTCTCATGCAGAATTTGATAAAGCATTTTTTAATACCGGGGTATAGCCTAAAGTAAGCAACCAAAAGAGCTGTACTTTCATATTTAACTTAAGTGGTCCAACAATAGGCTTAATATTGTGACTCTTAACAGTGTCATAAGTATAACTGATAATTGTGTGTTTACTTTCATATGTGTAGAGAATTATAACGTGCATTTTTAacggaaaaaaaatcattatcatGCTGCCATATTAAGTCAAATAGGCAATTTTATCCCTATTTACTTCCACATGTGCTGGTACCCAACATTTAACTTTAAAGCAACTTTTGATTTTTGCTGTATAACAAGAAAAATGCTTTGAGATGAGAATAAACAACGATAAGAAGTGTGAGTCTATGCCCAGTTCAATGTTTATTATCAGAGTTCATTATACCTCAGAGTTTTATTTAGTTTGAAATTGTGTGACAAGTAGCACATGGGTCATGTTTGAGAGGAACAAAAATAGATTTATTACCTGAGAACTCCATCACAAGAATGCATACAGAATGCAAACAGCAAAAACATTTTTTACTTTAATTATCATATAACAGACTCCCATTGTGGAATGCATTCAATGACAAATATGACAATATGCACTTTAAATGAAGACCTCATTTACCTGTATCTAATATACAAAAACTCACTGGGGGATAGAATACCCCCATTAAAAGGTTAAAGGAATCAAAATGGTTAACACTCAATAGTAATTCCATAACAGTATAACAGATTACCCTTTATATCACAAGGATGAATGTGTCATCAGCTTAGTTGCTTACAGTACAGGAATGTagaatgaaaacaaaaaaatgttaCATTACAATATGGccacaaagggaaaaaaaatctttggtTGATTTGTCATTGTAAGTCAAATGACTTGAGGTGAAAATTGGTTGTTAGTGTGATATGGTTCAAATTAAAATTtccacaaggtaaaaaaaaaatgcttagaGCAATATAGAAAATAGATCTTTTGGATTAGTCAAAGTATGCTTTTGCCAGAGCTTGAAAAGCTTGCATTGATAAAGTTAGCGAGGACAAGCAGCGAGCCCTGCATAAGATCCTGCAATTAAACAGCACTTTGCTGCACTGCATTTTTGCACTATTAAAGGCTAAGGATATCAAGTGATTGCTGGCTACAGTTTTGGGTCTTTAATTTCTCCATTTGTGCTGTAGCAATACAAGCATGATCAAAAGTTGCATTTTAGCAGGCAAAAAAATCAACAACTGACCATCTCCAAATCCCTTTACTTTCAATCACATACAATAAACAAACTCAATTGAAAACCACATCTTCAGCCCATAGATCCCCAGAAGGAATAGTTTCCTTTTCTCC
Coding sequences:
- the magoh gene encoding protein mago nashi homolog, whose amino-acid sequence is MSTSDFYLRYYVGHKGKFGHEFLEFEFRPDGKLRYANNSNYKNDVMIRKEAYVHKSVMEELKRIIDDSEITKEDDALWPPPDRVGRQELEIVIGDEHISFTTSKIGSLIDVNQSKDPEGLRVFYYLVQDLKCLVFSLIGLHFKIKPI
- the aatf gene encoding protein AATF — encoded protein: MAGSVSQQLEDLLNPLPKFTDPEDDPDEETKAKTIDEFNEDDVEDGIALSILRQHNISLLSDTDGRYLGKAVSRKQLLMDIEGSVDDDDDDGNDIKESEGSSVGEDDFESGDDDDDIGYENEEEGEEMEEKQSILGESAIKTLSKMRATDITFPQEMDLHKLTEGMDNLGESDESSEESEEGDDDSSEEDEMEDDDEDEGTVRTFSQEKIDEEVGRGKAVKDQLALWDQLLEGRIKIQKALVTVNQFPQPQTFPEFKKRGEYEIMGALKNSHKALKALQRSLLELQDQLLYQSPDTRPICLGEMLGAESQNVDVVISGDKKEEMQERRNVGEAGPPKRKLEMGEYPDFMAKRFAMFQPYCNTTLQKWHDRTRLTMGKGSKGFGAFDRNITTQVEHVLMDMERLLRRTQHQRSEYRVLGKKEGSASTSETIPTEGEEAEHLLKANAHLKDLDEDIFDDDDFYHQLLRELIERKTSTTDPNDQVAMGKQWLAIQKLRSKIKKKVDTKASKGRKVRFQIHSKLVNFMAPVDHSSMNDEARTELYRCLFGKNSFIQH